The Larimichthys crocea isolate SSNF chromosome I, L_crocea_2.0, whole genome shotgun sequence genomic interval GACAAGGtgagcagacacaaacacactcacacacacggcATCCAAAGCCATTTATCTTCATGCGTCTCTTGTTTTTTGTGCTGCATCTCTAACTTTTTGAGGTCCTTCTTCTTTCTGACTCTGTCTCATCTCAAGGTCGCGTCGAGTGTGAATCGCAGTGGCAGGATGAACCTCTTCTCTCTCATGCAGTCCATCAGTGAACTAGATGATGGTGATAAAGTGCAGGTAAACAGCAGAGTGCTGGTCCAgtctgtctcattttctcttgATAGTTTAGCTGTTTTAAACATACAAATGGCTGATTTATAAAttgaggaaataaagaagaagttAGTGTTGAAATAAAGGAGGTGTGAGATACTTGGACTTAAATATTTAAGTGACTAATTCCACTTTTGCTATTTCTTTTGAGAACTTTGAGCTTGAGTTATTCACAGAGGGTTTAACAGTGTGTTGCATTATTTCATAATGTATGTTTAGCTTCTTTTCCCTGATTGTAGCCACTCTAGAAGAAacctctcttttatttatttatttattgttattattattattatttttaatgaattattattattattttttttaaagctgcctGGCAGTCCAAAGCGGTCTCCAGGGCAGCGGAGGCGTAGCCAAGGGCGGCGGGGTCTGACTCACCAGAAAGCATGCATGGATGTTTCGCCTGAACCACGGAGCCTGCTGGATGCAGATCAAAAGAAAACCTAAAGAGATCAAGACCTGGAAGAGCAGGGGGAGTTACAGGAGGGAGAGGGACCTGTCGCGGAGGAGGAAGAAGTCCTGATGGAGCCAAAGTGTGCTCCGGTAACATGCCAAGGTTTTTATACACTGATACACTCTGGCTTTATTTTAGATTATATAGATGATGGAAGTTATAAATTATGTTTTGCAGGTCTTTCATATTGCATAACTGTATTTTAACTGATGGTtcattgttggaaaaaaaaggatcttGCTACAGTTCTGCTTTACCAGTGAAAGCCAAGATACCTGATGTCTGAATAATTATTAACGTTATTAGTGCCTGTTGTCATCAATGTGttttatcagtgttttcagaTCATACCTTACCACATAAGAGACATTCTGCTCTCTCCCTTCATGTAGCGTTCTCGCTTgttccctcttctcttcttcagttCTCATATCACATTCCAGAGATGATATCTATGCAAttactgtttctctttcactttcctcTGTAAATACGAGGCTGTATGCTGCCAATTCAAGGTAGACGGTTTAAAATGTGTTGGGAGGATTTCACTGTATCCAAGCTGTGCATTATTATGGACCAAGTCTGGGCCAGTTTGCCAAATGATGTATTCCAATGTGCCAATGAGTATATTTAACGGGAAATCTTTGATCATGTCAGTATGCTAAGGACCAATGTTATCCATTTAAATTTCATTCCCTCTATTTAAACACCAGAGCTCTATGAGTGCCTTCAACCTCAGAATGAAATATGACTCTATGACTGGTGTTTTTAACGTTTTTACTACGACATGGTGGCTGCAGATTGTATTTTGTGCCGTTTCTCACTTGGTTTGATTGCAGTGTAAATGTGACCTCCCGAGGTTTTTTATTGCATGTATGCATAAGGCACATATCTATATGGTAAATATGTATCAACACATAATTGCTGATGACCTGGGTGcatgttatgtgtttttttacaaacatgtGAGAGCAAACAGTTCAGGGTTTTCTCATGTATTTATGTCAACATTTAATGCATTGAGGTAAATTATTCAACATactgtttttttagatttctgatCATTAGATGCTGATGTGGAATATTTCATGCTGGTGTTACTTTTTATCCAGTGAACCCAAGCTAAAGCTTACTCCATTTAACCTGCATGCTCaccattaaagaaaacatgcacTTTATAACCCCACAGAACACACTGCCTGAGCCAACATCACGCTGTATTATGATTAAAATAATTCTTCTGGGAAACATCTCGGCCTTGTTGTGTTAAGCTCTCAACTGTCTGCACCTCTCTTTTGTTTACAACAAGCActatgagataaaaaaaataaatgatactCAAACAAACTGCTTTGTTTCTTGATTAAGTGAAGCACCAGAGGAGAAATGCTTCtgttcagaaacattttattgacaAGAGACACAGCACGAGACAAGCAACTTTACTTTCATCGATCATTTTGACCCTTCTGATATTGCAATACACTACAATGCGGGTCATCTGAACATCCGTATGGTGATAGCAGAGCATAAGAGATACAAAGAACATTGTTACAAAACAGATGACACCTAAATTCAGGTCCCGATGTATTTCCTTCTGGGTTCACTGAGAGTGACTCCTCCCTCTTTCATTGCTGTCCTGAATGACTGAACCTGTACAAGAGAAATGAAGAAAGCAGGTGATGACTTGGGAGGGTGGGGCATACGAATCAGTTTTCTGCTGCGTGCACTTACAGCGTCAGAGCGGTATGTCCAGGGAATCTCCCTGTACACCATCCTCGTGATGCCGGCCTGCTTGCATCGATGTGCCAGCACTTCGCCCACAGCCTGACACGCTGCCACGCAGCTTGTGGACCCAAGCTCCTTCTTCACCGCCCACTCCTTGGTTGAACAGACGAGCACCGGGACAGGAGAGCTGGCGGAGAACACCTGTGCTGTCACGTGGTGCTGGCTGCGAGAAAACTCCAACCTGTAACGAccaagagagacaaaaaaaataatagtgaaacagaaaagaaacacgGGACAGGTGAAGATATAGCTGGAAAGGATGTCttttgaattcagttttatttaaatatactcCCTTGATAATAAGATGTCAGTGAGTTTGTTGGTCTCTATATCATCAGTAAAAACTCCATCCAAAACTGGCTCACTTGCACCAGCTACTGGTTTTCTACAGAGCggatttaattttaatattactgat includes:
- the mrpl18 gene encoding large ribosomal subunit protein uL18m translates to MSLSGMCRAVRLLGQIQRRRPVTARCLSQAASQPEPSADENEAVSPTFVNRNPRNLEQMALAVKDRGWKTTWPRREFYHRLEFSRSQHHVTAQVFSASSPVPVLVCSTKEWAVKKELGSTSCVAACQAVGEVLAHRCKQAGITRMVYREIPWTYRSDAVQSFRTAMKEGGVTLSEPRRKYIGT